The Panicum virgatum strain AP13 chromosome 5K, P.virgatum_v5, whole genome shotgun sequence genome has a window encoding:
- the LOC120710180 gene encoding putative proline-rich receptor-like protein kinase PERK6, translating into MGDRACGAGAAVRRQLTDRSDVYSFGVLLVELASARRPIETKREMKERLTARWAMARFIGGAAADVLDPHLARTPAAERALEMLLELAFRCMESLRSSAAWGAGARRRWRAGARRRGRPKLGGVEGRILAVLEGRSSAAWEAEAGRHGGPDLGGVGGWSSPVRGFGIAGSGGRAVGGRPRRPGAQAEAPRRGGGRVGRGWAVGDGGEG; encoded by the exons ATGGGCGACAGGGCGTGCGGCGCGGG GGCTGCGGTGCGGCGCCAGCTCACCGACCGCAGCGACGTCTACTCCTTCGGCGTCCTCCTCGTCGAGCtcgcctccgcgcgccgccccatCGAGAccaagcgcgagatgaaggagCGCCTCACCGCGCGCTGGGCCATGGCCAGGTtcatcggcggcgccgccgccgacgtgctCGACCCGCACCTCGCGCGCACGCCCGCCGCGGAGCGCGCGCTCGAGATGCTGCTGGAGCTCGCCTTCCGGTGCATGGAGAGCTTGAGAAGCTCGGCGGCGTGGGGGGCCGGAGCTCGGCGACGTTGGAGggccggagctcggcggcgtggGAGGCCGAAGCTGGGCGGCGTGGAGGGCCGGATCTTGGCGGTGTTGGAGggccggagctcggcggcgtggGAGGCCGAAGCTGGGCGGCATGGAGGGCCGGATCTCGGCGGCGTGGGGGGCTGGAGTTCGCCGGTTCGGGGCTTCGGGATCGCCGGATCGGGCGGTCGGGCCGTCggggggaggccgaggcggccaGGCGCCCAGGCGGAGGCGCCGAGGCGGGGGGGGGGTCGGGTCGGGAGGGGTTGGGCCGTTGGGGATGGGGGGGAGGGATGA